A DNA window from Haloactinospora alba contains the following coding sequences:
- a CDS encoding acetyl/propionyl/methylcrotonyl-CoA carboxylase subunit alpha yields MAQSHTRGTPLEGRTLLVANRGEIAVRIARTARRLGMRTVAVYSDGDPDARHTRAADAAVRLGGADLAESYLSSAAVVDAAQRSGATMVHPGYGFLAESAELARACSRAGLVFVGPPASAIETMGDKIRAKTAIADAGVPLLPGFAEEARQPLDDSELHRAAEEVGYPLLIKPAAGGGGKGMKRVAEPAELTAAAAAARREARSSFGDDTLLVERLVQHPRHIEIQVLADREGNTVHLGERECSLQRRHQKIVEEAPSPLLTGEQRAAMGEAAVAAARACGYSGAGTVEFVASVPEHDGPTTASEAPPEVEYFFLEMNTRLQVEHPVTEEVVTVAGRKLDLVEWQLLIAAGGELPFSQDDVGLTGHAVESRVYAEAPDRDFLPTGGRVLLLSEPAGDGVRVDSGIGSGTDITSAYDPMLAKVITRGPDRDGALALMDSALADYTLLGCGTNVAFLRRLLRHPEVVAGELSTELTERVRAELTAQDADVPPGIHAAVAMDRQLDLEPAGPVPDRFDVPDGWRPGGTAWTTWRLSASRGAPVPVALRRLAAPEAPPATATGTGPVDYEVSVGSAEPVTARAWRSADGRTLAVHYDGWSVRYTRAADGGTLWLGYRGRTWSLREEPALAPIRTVRTTRDGAVRSPMPGTVLSVPVSQGENVAAGSPVVIVEAMKMEHTVTAPIAGVVSRVDVVPGRSVSMDAEMATITPPETSGTGETQDGPETSTTTREE; encoded by the coding sequence ATGGCACAGTCACACACCCGCGGCACTCCCCTCGAGGGCCGCACGCTCCTGGTGGCCAACCGGGGCGAGATCGCCGTTCGGATCGCACGCACCGCGCGCCGCCTCGGGATGCGCACGGTCGCGGTCTACAGCGACGGCGACCCCGACGCGCGCCACACCCGCGCCGCCGACGCCGCGGTACGCCTGGGGGGAGCCGACCTCGCCGAGAGCTACCTCAGCAGCGCGGCCGTCGTCGATGCCGCCCAGCGGAGCGGTGCCACCATGGTGCATCCCGGCTACGGCTTCCTGGCGGAAAGCGCCGAACTCGCCCGTGCCTGCTCCCGGGCGGGCCTCGTGTTCGTCGGCCCCCCTGCCTCGGCCATCGAGACGATGGGGGACAAGATCCGGGCCAAGACCGCCATCGCCGACGCCGGTGTCCCCCTCCTCCCGGGGTTCGCCGAAGAGGCGCGGCAACCGTTGGACGACTCCGAACTCCACCGTGCGGCCGAGGAGGTCGGTTATCCGCTGCTGATCAAGCCCGCCGCCGGAGGCGGCGGCAAGGGGATGAAGAGGGTCGCCGAACCGGCGGAACTCACCGCCGCGGCCGCGGCGGCCCGGCGCGAGGCCCGCTCCTCGTTCGGGGACGACACGCTGCTCGTGGAGCGGCTCGTACAGCACCCGCGGCACATCGAGATCCAGGTGCTGGCCGACCGGGAAGGCAACACCGTCCATCTGGGCGAACGCGAGTGCAGCCTGCAGCGCCGGCACCAGAAGATCGTCGAGGAGGCGCCCTCCCCGCTGCTGACCGGCGAGCAACGCGCCGCGATGGGCGAGGCCGCCGTGGCCGCCGCCAGAGCCTGCGGTTACTCGGGGGCGGGAACGGTCGAGTTCGTCGCCTCCGTCCCGGAACACGACGGCCCCACCACCGCGAGCGAGGCGCCACCGGAGGTGGAGTACTTCTTCCTGGAGATGAACACCCGGCTGCAGGTCGAGCACCCGGTCACCGAGGAGGTCGTCACGGTGGCCGGGCGAAAGCTCGACCTCGTCGAGTGGCAGCTGCTCATCGCCGCCGGCGGGGAACTGCCGTTCTCACAGGACGACGTCGGCCTGACCGGACACGCGGTCGAGTCCCGCGTCTACGCCGAGGCCCCCGACCGCGACTTCCTCCCCACCGGCGGGCGGGTGCTGCTGCTCAGCGAACCCGCCGGCGACGGGGTCCGCGTCGATTCCGGGATCGGTTCCGGAACCGACATCACCTCCGCCTACGACCCGATGCTGGCGAAGGTCATCACCCGCGGGCCGGACCGCGACGGGGCGCTCGCCCTGATGGACAGCGCGCTGGCGGACTACACCCTGCTCGGCTGCGGCACCAACGTCGCTTTCCTCCGCCGCTTGCTGCGCCACCCCGAGGTGGTGGCGGGAGAGCTCAGCACCGAGCTCACCGAGCGGGTACGGGCGGAGCTCACCGCGCAAGACGCCGACGTTCCACCGGGGATCCACGCGGCCGTCGCCATGGACCGCCAACTCGACCTGGAACCGGCGGGGCCCGTACCCGACCGGTTCGACGTACCCGACGGGTGGCGTCCCGGCGGAACCGCCTGGACCACATGGCGGCTGAGCGCCTCCCGGGGCGCCCCGGTGCCCGTGGCGCTGCGGCGCCTCGCCGCCCCGGAGGCACCGCCCGCCACCGCCACCGGCACCGGGCCGGTGGACTACGAGGTGAGTGTCGGCAGCGCCGAGCCCGTGACCGCCCGCGCCTGGCGCTCCGCCGACGGCCGCACGCTCGCCGTGCACTACGACGGCTGGTCCGTGCGCTACACCCGCGCCGCGGACGGGGGCACGCTGTGGCTGGGTTACCGGGGGCGGACGTGGTCCCTGCGCGAGGAGCCCGCGCTCGCCCCGATCCGCACCGTCCGGACCACGCGGGACGGGGCGGTGCGCAGCCCCATGCCGGGCACGGTGCTCTCGGTCCCCGTGTCCCAGGGGGAGAACGTCGCGGCGGGCTCCCCCGTGGTGATCGTCGAGGCGATGAAGATGGAGCACACGGTCACCGCGCCCATCGCGGGGGTGGTCTCCCGTGTGGACGTCGTACCGGGCCGCTCCGTGTCCATGGATGCGGAGATGGCCACGATCACTCCGCCGGAAACGAGCGGGACCGGCGAAACGCAGGACGGCCCCGAAACATCCACCACGACCCGCGAGGAGTGA
- a CDS encoding acyl-CoA dehydrogenase family protein, with the protein MTHGLSAEHEELRRTVETFAREEVAPVIGDFYERGAFPYGIVAAMGRMGLFGLPFDEEHGGMGGDYFALCLALEELARVDSSVAITLEAGVSLGAMPIHRFGTEEQRNRWLPRLCSGEILGAFGLTEPGGGSDAGAIRTTAELVGGSWVINGTKSFITNSGTDITGLVTVTAVTGERPDGRPEISAILVPAGTPGFSVGQKYSKVGWNASDTSELVFDDCRVPEANLLGKRGRGYAQFLGILDEGRIAIAALATGLAQGCVDESLRYAGQREAFGSPIGDYQAIQFKIADMEARAHTARLAYHDAASRMLAGEPFKRQAAIAKLTSSNAAMDNARDATQIFGGYGFMNEYPVGRFYRDAKILEVGEGTSEVQRMLIARDLGLPA; encoded by the coding sequence TTGACGCACGGACTCTCGGCAGAGCACGAGGAGCTGCGCCGCACAGTGGAGACGTTCGCCCGGGAGGAGGTGGCGCCGGTCATCGGTGACTTCTACGAGCGTGGCGCCTTCCCCTACGGGATCGTCGCGGCCATGGGACGCATGGGCCTGTTCGGCCTGCCGTTCGACGAGGAGCACGGTGGAATGGGCGGGGATTACTTCGCTCTCTGCCTGGCGCTGGAGGAACTCGCCCGCGTCGACTCGTCGGTGGCGATCACCCTGGAGGCGGGTGTCTCCCTGGGGGCCATGCCGATCCACCGGTTCGGCACGGAGGAGCAGAGGAACCGGTGGCTGCCACGGCTGTGCTCCGGGGAGATCCTCGGGGCCTTCGGGCTCACCGAGCCAGGGGGCGGTTCCGATGCCGGCGCCATCCGCACGACCGCCGAGCTGGTCGGCGGTTCGTGGGTGATCAACGGGACGAAGTCGTTCATCACCAACTCCGGGACGGACATCACCGGACTGGTGACGGTGACCGCCGTGACGGGTGAACGCCCGGACGGGCGTCCGGAGATATCGGCGATCCTCGTTCCGGCGGGAACGCCGGGGTTCTCCGTCGGCCAGAAGTACTCCAAGGTCGGCTGGAACGCCTCGGACACCAGCGAGTTGGTGTTCGACGACTGCCGCGTCCCGGAGGCCAACCTGCTCGGGAAGCGCGGCCGCGGCTACGCCCAGTTCCTGGGGATCCTGGACGAGGGCCGCATCGCCATCGCGGCGCTGGCGACGGGCCTGGCGCAGGGGTGCGTGGACGAGAGCCTGCGCTACGCGGGCCAGCGGGAGGCGTTCGGCAGCCCCATCGGGGACTACCAGGCCATCCAGTTCAAGATCGCCGACATGGAAGCACGGGCACACACCGCCCGTCTCGCCTACCACGACGCCGCTTCCCGCATGCTGGCCGGCGAACCGTTCAAACGCCAGGCCGCCATCGCCAAACTCACCTCGTCCAACGCCGCCATGGACAACGCCCGGGACGCCACCCAGATCTTCGGCGGGTACGGGTTCATGAACGAGTACCCGGTGGGGCGGTTCTACCGGGACGCCAAGATCCTCGAGGTCGGGGAGGGCACCTCGGAGGTACAGCGCATGCTGATCGCCCGCGACCTGGGGCTTCCCGCCTGA
- a CDS encoding MarR family winged helix-turn-helix transcriptional regulator → MAHMDAVRWLDGDEQRIWRDFLRAQSQIEQELDRDLQERSGLTLVEYGILVSLSEADDQRMRMRELADAVIVSKSRLSHQIARLENAGYVRREHCEGDRRGNWAVLTEHGLDALRTAAPGHATKVRERVFDRLSDEQVRLLGEITSRLNVPAPTRRG, encoded by the coding sequence ATGGCACACATGGACGCGGTCAGGTGGCTCGACGGTGACGAACAGCGGATCTGGCGCGATTTCCTCCGCGCCCAGTCCCAGATCGAACAGGAGCTGGACCGCGACCTGCAGGAGCGCAGCGGTCTCACACTGGTCGAGTACGGGATCCTGGTCAGCCTCTCCGAGGCGGACGACCAGCGGATGCGGATGCGGGAGCTCGCCGACGCCGTGATCGTGTCCAAGAGCCGGCTGTCCCACCAGATCGCCCGGCTGGAGAACGCGGGATACGTCCGCCGCGAGCACTGCGAGGGCGACCGGCGCGGCAACTGGGCCGTCCTCACCGAGCACGGGCTGGACGCGTTGCGCACGGCGGCACCCGGCCACGCCACCAAGGTCCGGGAGCGCGTCTTCGACCGGCTGTCGGACGAACAGGTCCGCCTGCTCGGTGAGATCACCAGCCGGTTGAACGTCCCGGCCCCGACAAGGCGCGGGTAA
- a CDS encoding alpha/beta hydrolase, with protein sequence MTSTDVPYVFHPATEPGAPTLLLLHGTGADEHDLLGLGRTLYPGAALLSPRGQVNENGANRWFRRLREGVFDVDDVVARTDDLADFVNAVAAKHELDTRRILAVGFSNGANIAAAALLLHPGLLRGAVLLAAAAPLQDRQPDMVDLSGTSVFLGAGTADPITPIDQAHLLAEQLTERGADVTVTQHPGGHALPPNVVDEARSWLRKV encoded by the coding sequence ATGACCAGCACGGACGTGCCCTACGTGTTCCACCCGGCCACCGAACCGGGAGCGCCGACGCTGTTGCTGCTGCACGGCACCGGCGCCGACGAGCACGACCTGCTCGGGCTGGGACGGACCCTGTATCCGGGGGCCGCCCTGCTGTCCCCCCGCGGTCAGGTCAACGAGAACGGCGCCAACCGGTGGTTCCGGAGGCTGCGCGAGGGCGTCTTCGACGTGGACGACGTGGTCGCGCGCACCGACGACCTCGCGGACTTCGTGAACGCGGTGGCGGCGAAGCACGAGCTGGACACGCGGCGGATCCTCGCCGTCGGTTTCTCCAACGGCGCGAACATCGCCGCGGCCGCGCTGCTGTTGCACCCGGGACTGTTGCGCGGCGCCGTGCTGCTGGCGGCAGCCGCCCCGCTCCAGGACCGGCAGCCGGACATGGTCGACCTCTCCGGAACATCGGTGTTCCTGGGTGCGGGCACGGCCGACCCCATCACCCCGATCGACCAGGCGCACCTGCTGGCGGAGCAGCTCACCGAACGCGGGGCCGACGTCACCGTCACCCAACACCCCGGCGGACACGCCCTACCGCCGAACGTGGTCGACGAGGCCCGGAGCTGGCTCCGGAAGGTATGA
- a CDS encoding VOC family protein produces the protein MTQRPAGIHHVTAIASDPQANADFYRNALGMRLVKRTVNFDAPDTYHLYYGDRAGNPGTVLTFFPWPEAPRGRVGAGQATTTSFSVPEGSIGWWEHHLDSLGVATTRPTERLDEDVLSLKDPDGLAIELVASADHHDTDPWDGGEVPTEHAIRGIRGVTLTEHDLDRTAGMLNGKLGFQLAAEEGNRYRFHTREAAQGVGTVVDVLADSAVQRGLVAAGTVHHVAYRAPDQQAQVAWQQQLANDGVGVTEVRDRSYFTSIYFREPGGVLLEIATDGPGFDYDEPLLQLGRKLKLPPWLEPNRAQIENALPELKAEE, from the coding sequence ATGACACAGCGTCCCGCGGGAATCCACCACGTCACGGCGATCGCGAGCGACCCGCAGGCCAACGCGGACTTCTACCGCAACGCTCTGGGGATGCGGTTGGTCAAGAGGACGGTGAACTTCGACGCCCCGGACACTTACCACCTGTACTACGGGGACCGGGCGGGCAACCCCGGCACGGTGCTCACCTTCTTCCCGTGGCCGGAGGCCCCCCGGGGCCGTGTCGGCGCGGGCCAGGCGACGACGACGTCCTTCTCGGTGCCGGAGGGATCCATCGGCTGGTGGGAGCACCACCTGGACTCGCTCGGTGTGGCCACCACCCGCCCCACCGAGCGGCTCGACGAGGACGTACTCAGCCTCAAGGATCCCGACGGTCTGGCGATCGAGCTGGTGGCCAGCGCCGACCACCACGACACCGACCCGTGGGACGGCGGCGAGGTCCCCACCGAGCACGCCATCCGCGGTATTCGCGGCGTCACCCTGACCGAGCACGACCTCGACCGCACCGCGGGCATGCTCAACGGGAAACTGGGCTTCCAGCTCGCCGCTGAGGAGGGCAACCGCTACCGGTTCCACACCAGGGAGGCGGCCCAGGGTGTGGGAACCGTGGTCGACGTGCTCGCCGACTCGGCCGTCCAACGCGGCCTGGTGGCCGCCGGAACCGTGCACCACGTCGCCTACCGCGCCCCGGACCAACAGGCGCAGGTCGCCTGGCAACAGCAGTTGGCCAACGACGGGGTGGGGGTGACCGAGGTGCGCGACCGGTCCTACTTCACCTCGATCTACTTCCGCGAGCCGGGAGGTGTACTGCTGGAGATCGCGACCGACGGCCCCGGGTTCGACTACGACGAACCGCTGCTCCAACTGGGCCGGAAACTCAAACTCCCGCCCTGGCTGGAGCCCAACCGCGCCCAGATCGAGAACGCCCTTCCCGAGCTGAAAGCAGAGGAATGA
- a CDS encoding maleylacetate reductase, which produces MGTVSQSHGAAETKEHHMASWNPEFTHEGLPMRVRMRPGALADLPGETRSLGLDRPLVLSTPGQERTARAAADALGERTAGVHPHAAAHVPTASADAANAAVRAAGADGCVAIGGGSAIGLGKAVALRQRLPVVAVPTTYAGSEMTPVWGITGEDGKHTGRDRGVLPASVIYDPELTTTLSPHTSTMSGINAIAHAVEALYAPDSSPLTALMAEEGVRALAEALPAVTADPSDTAARGRAQYGAWLCGSCLGTATMGLHHKLCHALGGMLDLPHADTHATVLPHVLAHNAPAAPRAHAALRRALGSDDPVSALRALASTASAPTTLAELGMTRADVEPVTERVLAAPYANPRPVTAEGVRGILRSAMGTP; this is translated from the coding sequence ATGGGAACCGTTTCCCAGTCACACGGCGCCGCCGAGACGAAAGAGCACCACATGGCCAGCTGGAACCCGGAGTTCACCCACGAGGGGTTGCCGATGCGGGTCCGCATGCGCCCGGGCGCGCTCGCCGACCTGCCCGGTGAGACACGGTCGCTGGGCCTCGACCGCCCGCTCGTCCTCTCCACCCCCGGCCAGGAGAGGACCGCCCGCGCGGCCGCCGACGCGCTGGGCGAACGCACGGCCGGTGTCCACCCGCACGCCGCCGCCCACGTCCCCACCGCCTCCGCCGACGCCGCCAACGCCGCGGTCCGCGCCGCCGGCGCGGACGGATGCGTCGCGATCGGTGGCGGCAGCGCGATCGGCCTGGGCAAGGCGGTGGCCCTACGACAGCGGCTTCCCGTCGTCGCCGTCCCCACCACCTACGCGGGTTCGGAGATGACTCCCGTGTGGGGTATCACCGGCGAGGACGGCAAGCACACCGGCCGCGACCGGGGCGTCCTCCCCGCCAGTGTCATCTACGACCCCGAGTTGACCACCACGCTGTCGCCACACACCTCCACGATGAGCGGGATCAACGCCATCGCCCACGCCGTCGAGGCGCTCTACGCCCCCGACTCCTCACCCCTGACCGCCCTGATGGCGGAGGAGGGCGTACGCGCACTGGCCGAGGCCCTACCCGCCGTGACCGCCGACCCGAGTGACACGGCAGCGCGCGGGCGCGCACAGTACGGCGCCTGGCTGTGCGGCTCCTGCCTGGGAACGGCCACCATGGGGCTGCACCACAAGCTCTGCCACGCACTGGGAGGCATGCTCGACCTGCCGCACGCGGACACGCACGCGACCGTGCTGCCCCACGTACTCGCCCACAACGCGCCGGCCGCTCCCCGCGCCCACGCAGCGCTGCGGCGCGCCCTCGGCAGCGACGACCCCGTATCGGCGCTGCGCGCGCTGGCCTCCACGGCCTCCGCGCCCACGACCCTGGCCGAGCTCGGCATGACACGCGCCGACGTCGAACCGGTCACCGAGCGGGTGCTGGCGGCCCCCTACGCCAACCCCCGGCCGGTGACCGCCGAGGGAGTGCGCGGGATCCTGCGCTCCGCCATGGGCACGCCCTGA
- a CDS encoding amidohydrolase: protein MREGDMTVWTNGTVWSGRGRTRTHSLAARGGRIVALGAEAAALAPRAGEVVDLEGGFLMPSFGDGHAHPVVGGLELQGPRVRGLDTPGRVADAVGRWAREHPEAEWIVGGGYDPTIAPGGELDARWLDARVPDRPVVLRASDYHTAWVNTETLRRAGITADTPEPSDGVIVRRGDGAPLGTLREWGALLPVLDLAPPVTLEDRVRALSEAGRRYTVTGVTWVQDAWVDPEDVEVYRAALRRGLLRTRADLALRAVPGAWHDQLDAFARVRAGVAEEPAAAGMLTARTVKFVVDGVVEGGTAALLAPYQDTPGECGTPTWSPAELAAGVAAFDRRGFRVHLHAIGDAAVRSALDAVEHARRENPAWDRRPVIAHTQLVDPRDLDRFAELGVVANLEPLWAQYNGIQRELTIPRLGEERSCRQYPAASLRDSGARLSFGSDWPVSSHRPLDGIQVGVSRRTPAGYPPGGWLPHERIGVEEALEAYTAGSAYQAGAEHGWGTVTPGANADLVWLDNDPRSVDETRIGAVAERGTWLGGERVS, encoded by the coding sequence GTGCGCGAAGGCGACATGACCGTGTGGACCAACGGGACGGTGTGGTCCGGCCGCGGCCGCACGCGGACGCACTCCCTCGCGGCACGGGGCGGGCGGATCGTCGCCCTCGGGGCGGAGGCCGCCGCGCTGGCCCCCAGAGCGGGTGAGGTGGTCGACCTGGAGGGCGGCTTCCTCATGCCGTCCTTCGGGGACGGCCACGCCCACCCCGTGGTCGGAGGTCTGGAACTGCAGGGGCCGCGGGTGCGCGGCCTGGACACCCCCGGACGGGTGGCTGACGCGGTGGGCCGGTGGGCGCGGGAGCACCCCGAGGCCGAGTGGATCGTGGGCGGCGGCTACGACCCCACCATCGCCCCCGGCGGAGAGCTGGACGCGCGCTGGTTGGACGCCCGGGTACCGGACCGTCCCGTGGTCCTGCGCGCCTCCGACTACCACACGGCCTGGGTGAACACCGAGACGCTGCGCCGCGCGGGAATCACGGCCGACACACCGGAGCCCTCCGACGGCGTGATCGTGCGCCGCGGCGACGGGGCGCCGCTGGGAACACTGCGCGAGTGGGGTGCTCTCCTACCGGTGCTGGACCTCGCGCCGCCGGTGACGCTGGAGGACCGGGTGCGGGCGCTCAGCGAGGCGGGGCGGCGCTACACCGTCACCGGCGTCACCTGGGTCCAGGACGCCTGGGTCGACCCGGAGGACGTCGAGGTGTACCGCGCTGCCCTGCGGCGCGGGCTGCTGCGCACCCGCGCCGACCTGGCGCTGCGCGCCGTTCCGGGGGCCTGGCACGACCAGCTGGACGCCTTCGCCCGGGTGCGCGCCGGCGTCGCGGAGGAGCCCGCCGCCGCGGGGATGCTCACGGCCCGCACGGTGAAGTTCGTCGTGGACGGGGTGGTGGAGGGCGGCACCGCGGCCCTGCTCGCGCCCTACCAGGACACGCCCGGGGAGTGCGGGACGCCGACGTGGTCCCCCGCGGAGCTCGCCGCCGGGGTGGCCGCGTTCGACCGGCGCGGCTTCCGGGTGCACCTCCACGCGATCGGGGACGCCGCCGTGCGCAGCGCGCTGGACGCGGTGGAACACGCCCGCCGGGAGAACCCCGCGTGGGACCGGCGCCCCGTCATCGCGCACACGCAGCTCGTCGATCCCCGGGACCTGGACAGGTTCGCCGAGCTCGGGGTGGTCGCCAACCTGGAACCGCTGTGGGCCCAGTACAACGGCATCCAACGCGAACTCACCATCCCGCGTCTGGGGGAGGAACGCTCCTGCAGGCAGTACCCGGCGGCATCCCTGCGCGACAGCGGGGCGCGGTTGAGCTTCGGCAGTGACTGGCCGGTCAGCAGCCACCGGCCGCTGGACGGGATCCAGGTGGGGGTGTCCCGCCGTACGCCCGCCGGCTACCCGCCCGGTGGGTGGCTGCCGCACGAGCGGATCGGGGTGGAGGAGGCGCTGGAGGCATACACGGCGGGTTCCGCGTACCAGGCCGGTGCGGAGCACGGTTGGGGAACGGTGACACCCGGAGCCAACGCCGACCTCGTGTGGCTGGATAACGACCCGCGTTCGGTCGACGAGACGCGTATCGGCGCGGTCGCCGAGCGCGGCACCTGGTTGGGTGGCGAGCGGGTGTCGTGA
- a CDS encoding ATP-binding cassette domain-containing protein yields the protein MTGPAATPALRTSGLGKRYGGTWALRDCSVSVPRGRICFLVGTNGAGKSTLLDLVCGIAEPTTGTVDVLGSPVARGEGSRRVSFLDQNKPLFRSFTVDEMMRTGRELNPSWDASLARRVLAVGDIPGSARVNTLSGGHRGLVALALTLGKSADLVLLDEPLAELDPVARHEVLGLVLAEAAERELTVVISSHTLPDMDGVCDYLLLLNQGRVQLAGEPEEIARAHRRVTTVPGAEDAESADTGTESGHTVVDSWQTGRGSGALVRSDGELPPDWYPERVTAEEVVLAHMRNPEVAELYTAAALGETVTQEAEVLS from the coding sequence ATGACCGGACCGGCCGCGACGCCGGCTCTGCGTACCAGTGGTCTCGGCAAGCGTTACGGAGGGACGTGGGCGTTACGCGACTGCTCCGTGTCGGTTCCCCGGGGGCGGATCTGCTTCCTGGTCGGAACCAACGGAGCGGGCAAGAGCACCCTGCTGGACCTGGTGTGCGGGATCGCCGAACCGACGACGGGAACGGTGGACGTGCTCGGTTCCCCCGTGGCAAGGGGGGAAGGCAGCCGGCGGGTCTCCTTCCTCGACCAGAACAAACCCCTGTTCCGCAGCTTCACCGTCGACGAGATGATGCGCACCGGGCGGGAACTCAATCCCTCGTGGGACGCGAGTCTGGCCCGCCGGGTACTGGCCGTGGGCGACATACCGGGATCGGCCCGGGTCAACACCCTGTCGGGAGGACACCGCGGCCTGGTGGCGCTGGCGCTCACCCTGGGCAAGAGCGCTGACCTCGTCCTGCTCGACGAGCCACTGGCCGAACTGGATCCGGTGGCCAGGCACGAGGTGCTGGGACTGGTACTGGCCGAGGCCGCGGAGCGGGAGCTGACCGTGGTGATCTCCTCACACACCCTCCCCGACATGGACGGAGTGTGCGACTACCTGCTCCTGCTCAACCAGGGGCGCGTCCAGCTCGCGGGGGAACCCGAGGAGATCGCCCGGGCCCACCGGCGCGTCACCACGGTCCCCGGCGCGGAGGACGCCGAAAGCGCCGACACGGGCACGGAGTCCGGACACACGGTTGTCGATTCGTGGCAGACCGGCCGCGGGTCGGGCGCTCTGGTGCGTTCCGACGGGGAGTTGCCGCCGGACTGGTACCCCGAGCGGGTCACCGCCGAGGAGGTCGTGCTCGCCCACATGCGCAATCCGGAGGTCGCGGAGCTGTACACGGCCGCGGCGCTGGGGGAGACCGTGACGCAGGAAGCCGAGGTGCTGTCGTGA
- a CDS encoding GntR family transcriptional regulator, which yields MIEYRIDRNSGVDTYMQLVQQTKRAMRLGALLPGDRLPTAKQVVNATAINPNTVLRAYRELEREGLVEAVRGRGTFVTGSLARSEASADSRLRADLVAWMRRARDSGLGAEDVAALVDSVAGECFARPETDTADTSEEEE from the coding sequence GTGATCGAGTACCGCATCGACCGCAACTCAGGCGTCGACACCTATATGCAGCTTGTGCAACAGACCAAGCGCGCCATGCGGTTGGGCGCTCTGTTGCCCGGTGACCGGCTGCCCACGGCGAAACAGGTGGTGAACGCGACAGCGATCAATCCCAACACCGTGCTGCGGGCCTACCGGGAGCTGGAACGCGAGGGGCTGGTCGAGGCCGTACGCGGGCGGGGAACGTTCGTGACCGGATCACTGGCGCGTTCGGAGGCCTCGGCGGACTCCCGGTTGCGTGCCGACCTCGTCGCCTGGATGCGGCGTGCCCGCGATTCGGGCCTCGGAGCCGAGGATGTGGCCGCCCTGGTCGACTCCGTCGCCGGCGAGTGCTTCGCGCGGCCGGAAACCGACACTGCCGACACGAGCGAGGAGGAGGAATGA